The following are encoded in a window of Calorimonas adulescens genomic DNA:
- a CDS encoding nitroreductase family protein, with the protein MGIVFFSVNFFDSSRDLDEEILKKIIDLAVLAPSAFNLQPWEIIAVRSPEAKQRLYDAALKQPKILAAPVTLIMVGDKDAYTEANDAWWYMRDVGTPDDKIRGSIEFARNVLYNTELKRNNFAVRNTSFLYMSLMYAAKYYGVESHAMIGFEEDKIKKEFNIPDNKVVVLLICLGYFDESKTLYPRLKHRGYEEIVRVV; encoded by the coding sequence ATGGGGATTGTTTTTTTTTCAGTCAACTTCTTCGACAGCAGCAGGGATTTAGATGAGGAAATATTAAAAAAGATAATAGATTTAGCAGTACTGGCCCCATCAGCCTTTAACCTGCAACCATGGGAGATAATAGCAGTAAGGTCACCTGAGGCGAAGCAGAGGCTATACGATGCAGCCTTAAAACAGCCCAAGATACTTGCAGCACCTGTTACCTTGATCATGGTTGGTGACAAGGATGCCTACACAGAGGCCAATGATGCATGGTGGTACATGAGGGATGTGGGCACACCCGACGACAAGATACGTGGAAGTATCGAGTTTGCCAGGAATGTCCTTTATAATACTGAGCTGAAGAGAAACAACTTTGCTGTGAGAAATACATCATTCCTCTATATGTCTTTAATGTATGCTGCAAAATATTATGGTGTTGAGTCCCATGCCATGATAGGGTTTGAGGAGGATAAGATAAAAAAGGAGTTTAATATACCCGATAACAAGGTGGTAGTCCTTCTGATATGCTTGGGATACTTCGATGAGAGCAAAACATTGTATCCAAGGCTCAAACACAGGGGATATGAAGAGATAGTGAGGGTAGTTTAA
- a CDS encoding MBL fold metallo-hydrolase RNA specificity domain-containing protein — protein MKVTFCGAAGMVTGSCYYLYDGKTRILVDCGMFQGGREIESLNKADFPFDPASIDFLLVTHAHIDHTGRIPVLCRRGFKGRIIATEATAALCSIMLPDSGHIQEMDAEWANRKAMRAGREMVEPLYTADYARECMKYFEGIEYDRVIDLSDNISVCFRDAGHILGSAIIEMWVKDEGIKIVFSGDLGNKRQPIIKDPTYIKDADYLFIESTYGDRLHKSMGDSLNELLSIINETFERGGNVVIPSFAVGRTQEIIYELNAMVEKDMLKGIFKMPVYIDSPLASAATEVFKKYEKGYFDEEAMALIMSGDDPLEFKGLHFTASVEESKALNATPGSKIIISASGMCDAGRIRHHLKHNIWRPECSVVFVGYQAEGTLGRMLLDGRKHVKILGEMISVKARIFNIDSLSGHADRNGLIDWIDHFEKKPKLAFVVHGEDGAIDSFSALLRDRYGMETVTPSIGETYDFADIKIPQPKVKGRTMGDVAAGLEELSNEWMELTASLSATRIEDDEKIADINREMDRIRESYRRIRELIK, from the coding sequence ATGAAAGTGACGTTTTGCGGTGCCGCAGGGATGGTGACTGGTTCATGCTATTATCTGTACGACGGAAAGACAAGAATATTGGTAGACTGTGGTATGTTTCAGGGCGGCAGGGAGATTGAATCTCTAAATAAGGCCGATTTTCCCTTTGATCCTGCCTCTATTGACTTTCTCCTTGTTACTCATGCCCATATAGACCACACTGGGAGGATACCGGTACTCTGCAGGAGGGGTTTTAAGGGTAGGATAATAGCCACAGAGGCTACTGCGGCACTCTGCAGTATAATGCTGCCCGACAGTGGTCACATACAGGAGATGGATGCAGAATGGGCAAACAGAAAGGCCATGAGGGCAGGCCGGGAGATGGTTGAGCCGCTGTACACAGCGGATTATGCACGGGAGTGTATGAAGTATTTTGAAGGGATAGAGTATGACAGGGTGATAGATTTGTCCGACAACATATCTGTCTGCTTCAGGGATGCTGGGCACATACTGGGTTCTGCCATCATCGAGATGTGGGTCAAGGATGAGGGGATAAAGATAGTATTCTCAGGTGACCTGGGTAATAAAAGACAGCCAATAATTAAGGACCCCACATATATTAAAGACGCTGACTACCTTTTTATAGAATCCACATATGGAGACAGGCTGCATAAAAGCATGGGTGACAGCCTGAACGAACTCTTGAGCATTATTAATGAGACATTTGAGAGGGGCGGAAATGTTGTAATACCTTCCTTTGCTGTCGGGAGAACGCAGGAGATAATATATGAACTCAATGCAATGGTAGAGAAGGATATGTTGAAGGGTATCTTTAAAATGCCGGTGTATATAGACAGTCCACTTGCCAGTGCCGCCACAGAGGTATTTAAAAAGTATGAAAAGGGTTACTTTGATGAGGAGGCTATGGCCCTTATAATGAGTGGGGATGACCCTCTAGAGTTTAAGGGACTGCACTTCACCGCCAGTGTAGAGGAGTCAAAGGCCCTGAATGCCACACCGGGTAGCAAGATCATTATTTCCGCCAGCGGGATGTGCGATGCAGGGAGAATAAGGCATCACCTGAAACATAACATTTGGAGGCCGGAGTGCAGTGTGGTATTTGTGGGATATCAGGCTGAGGGTACCCTGGGCAGAATGCTTTTAGATGGCCGTAAACATGTAAAGATACTGGGTGAAATGATCTCCGTAAAGGCACGGATATTCAACATAGACAGCCTGTCAGGGCACGCAGACAGAAACGGACTTATTGACTGGATAGACCATTTTGAAAAAAAACCTAAGCTTGCTTTTGTGGTTCATGGCGAGGACGGTGCTATAGACTCCTTTTCGGCACTTTTGAGGGATAGATATGGTATGGAGACAGTCACCCCGTCAATTGGAGAGACATATGACTTTGCAGATATCAAGATACCTCAGCCAAAGGTAAAAGGCAGGACGATGGGTGATGTGGCTGCAGGTCTGGAAGAGCTCAGCAATGAATGGATGGAGCTTACTGCCTCATTATCTGCGACCAGGATAGAGGATGACGAAAAAATTGCAGATATTAATCGGGAAATGGATAGGATAAGGGAGTCGTATAGAAGGATCAGGGAGCTTATAAAGTGA
- the pepF gene encoding oligoendopeptidase F, with product MKRLPSRDEIDGKYKWRLEDIYGNDALWEEDYGKAYSLIEKAESFRGGIDISNVPDVLKARDEAFMLVERLYSYARMRKDEDNTKAVYQGLADRAMSLYVEASGRLSFIEPEILKLPGDELLNRANEDAGMKVYRHYIENLVRQKDHILDAEKERILAEAQEALSSPGDIYRMLTDADLRFPVIKDENGEEVELSKGRYSKMISSFDRQVRENAFKALHTTYGSYINTIAASMRANIKADIFNKNQRRFNSSLEASLFQDNIPVRVYDDLIDTVNERLPLMYRYVSLRKRALGLNEIHLYDMYVPLVREYDREFTYEEARDIVLEGLRPLGDEYLDIVKEGFESGWIDVYETRGKTSGGYSSWAYGVHPYILLNYQGKLDDVFTLAHEMGHSVHTYYSDKAQPFIYKSYPIFLAEIASTCNEALLINHLLDKSGSKEEKMYLLNHFMDQYRSTLFRQTMFAEFEKITHGMAEAGEPLTPDTLCNVYHDLNAKYFGPDAVIDKEISYEWARIPHFYNSFYVYKYATGFSAAIALSQIILRDGKRAVDNYTEFLKSGGSDYPLNILKRTGVDLTVPEPIYDALDFFERLLDEFEKLI from the coding sequence ATGAAACGGTTGCCATCCAGGGATGAAATTGACGGTAAATACAAATGGAGGTTGGAGGACATTTATGGGAATGATGCACTCTGGGAGGAGGATTACGGGAAGGCATACTCATTGATTGAAAAGGCGGAGAGCTTCAGAGGAGGTATAGACATATCCAATGTTCCTGATGTGCTTAAGGCAAGGGATGAGGCCTTTATGCTGGTGGAAAGGCTTTATTCCTATGCTCGCATGAGGAAGGATGAGGATAACACAAAGGCAGTATATCAGGGCCTGGCTGACCGTGCCATGAGCCTTTATGTAGAAGCATCAGGCAGGCTCTCCTTTATTGAACCGGAAATACTTAAACTGCCTGGCGATGAACTTTTAAACAGGGCCAATGAAGATGCAGGAATGAAGGTATACAGGCATTACATAGAAAATCTTGTCAGGCAGAAGGACCACATACTTGATGCTGAAAAGGAGAGGATACTGGCCGAGGCACAGGAAGCACTGTCTTCACCTGGAGATATATATAGGATGCTCACCGACGCAGATTTGCGGTTTCCTGTAATAAAAGATGAAAATGGAGAAGAGGTTGAACTTTCTAAGGGAAGATACTCAAAAATGATATCGAGCTTTGACAGGCAGGTAAGGGAAAATGCCTTTAAAGCGCTTCATACCACATACGGTAGTTATATCAATACGATAGCGGCCTCAATGAGAGCAAACATCAAGGCGGACATCTTTAATAAAAATCAAAGGAGATTTAATTCTTCTTTAGAGGCTTCTCTTTTCCAGGACAATATCCCTGTGAGGGTCTACGATGACCTGATAGACACAGTTAACGAGCGCCTACCCCTGATGTACAGGTATGTGTCTTTAAGAAAAAGGGCGCTGGGGCTCAACGAGATTCATCTGTATGATATGTATGTGCCTCTGGTAAGAGAGTATGACAGGGAGTTTACCTATGAGGAAGCAAGGGATATAGTACTTGAAGGTTTAAGGCCACTTGGCGATGAATATCTTGACATTGTAAAAGAGGGCTTTGAGTCAGGCTGGATAGATGTGTATGAGACAAGGGGGAAGACCAGCGGAGGATATTCCTCATGGGCTTACGGTGTCCATCCATATATCCTCTTAAACTATCAAGGCAAGCTGGACGATGTGTTTACACTGGCTCATGAGATGGGACATTCGGTGCATACATATTACTCTGATAAAGCACAGCCTTTTATTTACAAGAGTTATCCAATATTCCTTGCAGAGATTGCCTCAACATGTAATGAGGCGCTGCTGATAAATCATCTTCTGGATAAATCTGGTTCAAAGGAAGAGAAGATGTATCTATTAAACCACTTTATGGACCAGTACAGGAGCACACTCTTCAGGCAGACTATGTTTGCCGAGTTTGAAAAAATTACTCACGGGATGGCAGAAGCTGGAGAACCGCTTACACCTGATACACTATGCAATGTATACCACGACCTTAATGCAAAATATTTTGGGCCTGATGCTGTAATAGATAAGGAGATATCCTATGAATGGGCCAGGATACCTCACTTTTACAACAGTTTTTATGTGTATAAATACGCTACAGGTTTTTCGGCAGCTATAGCATTGTCACAGATAATACTGAGGGATGGCAAAAGAGCGGTGGATAACTATACGGAATTTTTAAAGAGCGGCGGTTCCGATTATCCACTCAATATATTAAAGCGCACCGGTGTTGACCTGACTGTGCCGGAACCAATATATGATGCTCTTGATTTCTTTGAGAGGCTCTTGGATGAGTTTGAAAAGCTTATTTAG
- a CDS encoding mandelate racemase/muconate lactonizing enzyme family protein, which produces MKIKDIRVSRIKAPLKKPFRTALREVNSVEDVLVEIETDDGLVGLGEAAPTAVITGDILGSIEDAILNYIRPAILGMDVLDTDRVFLAMDKCILHNSSAKAAVDMAVYDLLGKYYRVPLYKLLGGYTDRIKTDITISINEIDEMVEDSVRAVRDGFDTLKTKVGGDYKKDIERVKAIREAVGPGVKIRLDANQGWRPKDAVRVINALERYDIELIEQPVPAWDIDGLADVTRAVSVPVMADEALFSPNDALRLISMRACDILNIKLMKAGGIHNALKINYMAEAAGIECMVGSMMECKVSVTAAAHFAASTHNVTRLDLDAAYLLADDPVAGGISYDGPDISFAEGPGLGITGIR; this is translated from the coding sequence ATGAAGATAAAAGATATAAGGGTGTCAAGAATAAAGGCACCACTGAAAAAGCCCTTTAGGACAGCACTTAGAGAGGTAAACTCTGTGGAGGACGTGCTGGTGGAGATAGAGACCGATGACGGACTGGTAGGCTTGGGAGAAGCCGCTCCAACCGCTGTTATAACCGGCGATATACTGGGTTCTATTGAGGATGCCATATTGAACTATATAAGGCCTGCCATACTTGGGATGGATGTGCTTGACACAGATAGGGTTTTTCTGGCCATGGATAAATGCATACTGCATAACAGCAGTGCAAAGGCCGCAGTGGACATGGCCGTATATGACCTTCTAGGCAAATATTACAGGGTGCCGCTATACAAGCTTCTGGGAGGATATACCGACAGGATAAAAACAGATATTACTATAAGCATAAATGAGATAGATGAAATGGTGGAAGACTCTGTAAGGGCAGTGAGAGATGGATTTGATACCCTAAAGACAAAGGTTGGGGGAGACTATAAGAAAGACATTGAGAGGGTAAAGGCTATCAGAGAGGCGGTTGGGCCCGGGGTTAAGATAAGGCTTGATGCCAATCAGGGATGGAGGCCGAAGGATGCCGTAAGGGTAATTAATGCCCTGGAGAGGTATGACATAGAGCTGATAGAGCAGCCTGTACCGGCATGGGATATAGATGGCCTGGCCGATGTGACGAGAGCCGTATCTGTGCCTGTCATGGCCGATGAGGCCCTTTTTTCTCCCAATGATGCCTTAAGGTTAATCTCTATGAGGGCATGTGACATATTGAACATAAAGCTGATGAAGGCCGGGGGAATCCACAATGCGCTTAAGATCAATTATATGGCTGAGGCAGCTGGAATAGAGTGTATGGTAGGGAGCATGATGGAGTGCAAGGTATCAGTGACAGCGGCGGCCCACTTTGCAGCCTCAACGCACAATGTCACAAGGCTTGACCTCGATGCGGCGTATCTTCTGGCGGATGACCCTGTAGCAGGCGGTATAAGTTATGACGGTCCGGATATAAGCTTTGCTGAAGGGCCTGGCCTTGGGATAACAGGGATTAGATGA
- the asnB gene encoding asparagine synthase (glutamine-hydrolyzing) — MCGIAGWIDFERNLVDEDKIAADMANTMSHRGPDAYGVWLKNHVAFSHRRLIVVDPAGGGQPMTKVWGENEYTIVYNGELYNTEDIRAELKLLGYTFMSYSDTEVLLTSYIEWGPDCLDRLNGIFAFGIWDERNQRLFMARDRMGVKPLFYTVKNGSLIFASEIKGILAHPYIEPVIDETGLAEVLAIGPGRTPGQGVFKGIKELRPGQALIYSRDGLKVWRYWSFKSIPHRDDFETTAAKVRELVVDSVKRQLVSDVPVCTFLSGGLDSSAITAIASKAYRDKGSILDSYSVDYVDNEKYFKSGDFQPDADFMWVDRVSHCLGTNHHKVYISNSDLADALTDAVRIRDLPGMADVDSSLLLFCREIKKGATVALSGECADEIFGGYPWFRMKEALEADTFPWSLSLDERLKVISSGLRERIDFEGYVRDRYKETLNEVPQLEGEGPEEAGRRRLFYLNINWFMQTLLDRKDRMSMASGLEVRVPYCDHRIVEYVWNVPWDMKFHGGREKGLLREALKGILPDDVRLRKKSPYPKTHNPQYTSIVKMKLKSIMDDSASPLLQIVDTGAVNNLIDTGGEYITRPWYGQLMTGPQMMAYLIQVDAWLKENKVIIEV, encoded by the coding sequence ATGTGCGGCATTGCAGGATGGATAGATTTTGAGAGAAACCTTGTAGACGAGGATAAAATAGCTGCAGATATGGCAAATACCATGTCGCATAGAGGCCCGGATGCTTACGGGGTGTGGCTAAAAAACCATGTGGCCTTCTCCCACAGAAGGTTGATTGTAGTAGACCCCGCTGGTGGCGGGCAGCCTATGACAAAGGTATGGGGTGAGAATGAATATACCATTGTGTATAATGGTGAACTGTATAACACAGAGGATATAAGGGCAGAGCTGAAGCTTCTTGGCTATACGTTCATGTCCTATTCGGATACAGAGGTGCTCCTGACCTCATACATAGAGTGGGGGCCAGATTGCCTTGACCGCCTTAACGGTATTTTTGCTTTCGGCATATGGGACGAGAGAAATCAGAGGCTTTTTATGGCCAGAGACAGGATGGGGGTAAAGCCATTGTTCTATACGGTAAAGAACGGGTCTTTAATCTTTGCATCAGAGATAAAGGGAATTCTTGCCCACCCATATATAGAACCGGTAATCGATGAGACCGGCCTGGCCGAGGTGCTGGCGATAGGGCCTGGCCGCACTCCAGGGCAGGGGGTGTTCAAGGGGATTAAAGAGCTAAGGCCTGGCCAGGCCCTTATATACAGCCGGGACGGCTTGAAGGTATGGCGGTACTGGAGTTTTAAAAGTATCCCTCACAGGGATGACTTTGAAACTACTGCAGCAAAAGTCAGGGAACTGGTCGTGGATTCAGTAAAAAGGCAACTGGTATCCGACGTACCTGTCTGCACATTTCTCTCAGGCGGCCTCGATTCCAGTGCCATAACGGCCATAGCCTCAAAGGCATACCGGGATAAGGGCAGTATACTGGACTCGTACTCTGTGGATTATGTGGATAATGAAAAATATTTCAAGTCAGGTGATTTTCAGCCAGACGCCGACTTTATGTGGGTAGACAGGGTTTCGCACTGTCTGGGAACTAACCATCACAAGGTTTATATAAGCAATAGTGACCTTGCCGACGCCCTGACAGACGCTGTAAGGATAAGGGACCTTCCCGGTATGGCCGATGTGGACTCGTCGCTCCTGCTGTTTTGCCGCGAAATAAAGAAAGGTGCCACCGTAGCGCTTTCGGGCGAATGTGCCGACGAGATATTTGGAGGTTACCCATGGTTCAGGATGAAGGAGGCGTTAGAGGCGGATACATTTCCATGGTCCTTATCCCTGGACGAACGGTTGAAGGTTATATCTTCCGGATTGCGGGAGAGGATAGATTTTGAGGGTTATGTGAGGGACAGGTACAAAGAAACGCTCAATGAGGTACCACAGTTAGAAGGAGAGGGTCCGGAGGAGGCCGGGAGGCGACGACTGTTTTATCTCAACATAAACTGGTTTATGCAGACGCTCCTGGACAGGAAAGACCGCATGAGCATGGCAAGCGGGCTGGAGGTAAGGGTGCCCTACTGCGACCACAGGATAGTAGAGTATGTGTGGAATGTCCCATGGGATATGAAGTTTCACGGCGGAAGGGAAAAGGGGCTGCTGCGTGAGGCGTTGAAGGGGATACTGCCAGATGACGTCCGACTGAGGAAGAAAAGCCCATACCCCAAGACGCATAACCCACAGTACACCAGTATAGTAAAAATGAAATTGAAATCAATCATGGATGACAGCGCTTCGCCGCTTCTGCAGATAGTGGATACTGGTGCCGTAAACAATCTCATTGACACAGGTGGAGAATATATAACAAGGCCATGGTACGGCCAGCTCATGACAGGACCACAGATGATGGCATATCTTATACAGGTGGACGCATGGCTTAAAGAGAATAAGGTCATAATTGAGGTTTGA
- the aroE gene encoding shikimate dehydrogenase translates to MDIDKDTRIIALFGNPVGHSISPAIHNAAFTRAGLNYIYIPFELKENQLERALNSFDCFRIEGANVTVPYKTDVIKYLDELDEKARIIGAVNVISYCDGKLKGYNTDGDGFLMSLKENAGITPEGHTILILGGGGAARAIAFSLAIHRAKRVYIANRTYERAAKLSEEINRAAKGAAVPIHFDYDSLKAVSYKADIIVNATTVGMSPHTDESPVPIKIIHSSQLVCDVVYNPIMTRLLREASDKGCDVLTGLGMFIYQAIESFKIWTGIEPDYDELYEIAYRKLADSDGKGL, encoded by the coding sequence GTGGATATAGACAAAGATACAAGGATCATCGCACTGTTTGGCAACCCGGTGGGGCACTCCATATCTCCGGCCATACACAATGCAGCCTTTACGAGGGCTGGCCTCAACTACATATACATACCTTTTGAGCTTAAGGAGAACCAGCTTGAGAGGGCACTGAACTCATTCGATTGTTTCAGGATTGAAGGCGCCAACGTTACCGTCCCCTATAAGACCGATGTTATCAAGTACCTGGATGAACTGGATGAAAAGGCAAGGATTATAGGCGCTGTAAATGTCATATCCTATTGTGACGGAAAACTAAAGGGATATAATACTGACGGCGACGGTTTTTTAATGTCTTTGAAAGAGAATGCCGGGATAACACCGGAGGGGCATACCATACTCATACTGGGCGGCGGAGGTGCTGCCAGGGCCATAGCGTTTTCTTTGGCAATCCATAGAGCAAAGAGGGTCTATATTGCCAACAGGACATATGAAAGGGCGGCAAAACTCTCAGAAGAAATAAACAGGGCAGCAAAGGGAGCCGCCGTTCCAATACATTTTGACTATGATAGTCTTAAAGCTGTATCGTACAAAGCAGACATTATAGTCAATGCCACTACTGTGGGTATGTCTCCTCATACAGATGAATCCCCTGTACCAATAAAGATAATACACAGCTCCCAGCTTGTGTGTGATGTGGTCTATAATCCCATCATGACAAGGCTTTTACGCGAGGCATCGGATAAGGGTTGCGACGTGCTTACCGGGCTTGGCATGTTTATATATCAGGCTATAGAATCCTTCAAGATATGGACCGGCATAGAACCGGACTATGACGAGCTATACGAGATTGCTTACAGGAAGCTTGCAGACTCAGATGGGAAAGGTCTATAA
- a CDS encoding DUF1657 domain-containing protein produces the protein MPDVNALNTVVNNLKKARYDLEKFSKETDEESLQKTYHTYANQIGTMLKGLEAKSDEGQYSIDK, from the coding sequence ATGCCGGATGTCAATGCATTAAACACAGTGGTAAACAACCTAAAAAAAGCCCGCTACGACCTGGAGAAATTCTCCAAGGAGACAGATGAAGAAAGTCTTCAGAAAACATACCACACCTATGCCAACCAGATTGGCACCATGTTAAAGGGCTTAGAGGCAAAGTCAGACGAGGGACAGTACAGTATAGACAAATAA
- a CDS encoding ECF transporter S component, producing the protein MEKNALKPFSVRWLTRTALLLAVTLVFQMFGFPQMVTGPAVNAMLMISGIYVGPLGGIIIGLLTPWIAFMRGTLAPPLAPMIPFIMLGNAVIVILWVLFRVLIKNVYIGSIAGMVIGAVAKFLILSTAVRLIVSVPPPIAQAMQIPQLYTALLGGVIALVVDRLISVAFRNYNED; encoded by the coding sequence ATGGAAAAGAACGCTTTAAAGCCATTCAGCGTACGGTGGCTCACACGCACGGCCCTTCTATTAGCTGTCACTCTGGTATTTCAGATGTTCGGCTTTCCTCAGATGGTAACCGGTCCTGCTGTAAATGCCATGCTGATGATTTCCGGCATATATGTCGGCCCTCTTGGCGGTATCATAATAGGTCTTCTCACCCCATGGATTGCCTTCATGAGAGGTACACTGGCGCCTCCCCTTGCCCCTATGATACCCTTCATCATGCTAGGAAATGCTGTGATTGTCATACTGTGGGTCTTATTCCGCGTGCTTATTAAAAATGTCTACATTGGCTCTATAGCCGGCATGGTCATAGGTGCTGTAGCCAAGTTTTTAATCCTTTCGACCGCTGTGAGGCTCATCGTAAGCGTCCCGCCCCCTATAGCACAGGCAATGCAGATACCCCAGCTCTATACTGCTCTGCTTGGTGGTGTTATTGCTTTAGTGGTTGATAGACTCATAAGTGTAGCCTTTAGAAATTATAACGAGGATTAA
- a CDS encoding lipoate--protein ligase family protein, giving the protein MMERVWRLIDTGYSDGAYNMAVDEALMESVAAGESPPVLRFFGWSPPTLSIGYFQRAEREVNLERLKGQGIGFVRRPTGGRAVLHDREITYSVSIRESDLPGSVIETYKVLSLGLVEGLKQLGIEAEVASLKESGTERALTSACFDSPSWYEVVFHGKKLIGSAQVRKYGTILQHGSIMLDFDPQKLALTMNVDDKARERIASMLSKKAGSLSEMAGREIGYSEAGQAISAGFKKVFGIGYIISSLTEEEEKRALELVEKYKSDEWNLMR; this is encoded by the coding sequence ATGATGGAGAGGGTATGGAGGCTTATAGACACAGGATATAGTGATGGGGCTTACAACATGGCGGTTGACGAGGCCCTGATGGAGTCTGTAGCTGCCGGGGAAAGTCCCCCGGTGCTCAGGTTTTTCGGATGGAGCCCACCCACCCTTTCCATAGGTTATTTCCAGAGGGCAGAAAGAGAGGTAAATTTAGAGAGACTTAAGGGACAGGGCATAGGATTTGTCAGGAGGCCCACGGGCGGCAGGGCGGTCCTCCATGACAGAGAGATAACATACAGTGTCTCCATAAGGGAGAGCGACCTGCCTGGTTCTGTCATTGAGACATATAAGGTACTGAGCCTTGGACTTGTGGAAGGCCTGAAGCAATTGGGAATAGAGGCAGAGGTGGCATCACTCAAGGAGAGCGGGACAGAGAGGGCCCTTACCTCCGCCTGCTTTGATTCTCCATCATGGTACGAGGTGGTCTTTCATGGTAAAAAGCTCATTGGAAGTGCACAGGTGAGGAAATACGGGACCATCCTCCAGCATGGCTCCATCATGCTGGACTTTGACCCGCAAAAACTGGCGCTCACGATGAATGTGGACGACAAGGCAAGGGAAAGGATAGCTTCAATGCTCTCTAAGAAAGCGGGTAGCCTATCAGAAATGGCCGGCAGAGAGATAGGTTATTCTGAGGCTGGCCAGGCCATATCGGCAGGTTTTAAAAAGGTCTTTGGCATAGGCTATATCATCTCCAGTCTTACAGAGGAAGAAGAGAAAAGGGCATTGGAACTGGTAGAAAAGTATAAAAGCGATGAATGGAACCTCATGAGATAA
- a CDS encoding radical SAM protein, producing MRVSEGTARVIGLSKIRLDAFPTTAYIMVGEKCRRGCSFCTQSIRSDSRRDYLSRVTWPEFDDDSVAAGIARAYGEGSLKRACLQVVDSKEGMAAVQEVLKKLKAANDIPVNASVYITSIEEADELFELGVDTISLPIDVASKELYSDIKGGSLDRLLDIIYGLAEKYPGRINTHLIAGLGETEQEMIKLIYDLHRHGVSVALFAFTPVRGTPMEGRGQPHIGSYRRVQISRYLLVNGLASFDDFVFKDGVLVDIKGKKEIMELLKDGKAFMTSGCPDCNRPYYNERPGGTMYNYPRPLTKDEALEAICESGLFEVDMR from the coding sequence ATGAGGGTATCAGAGGGTACGGCCAGGGTAATAGGTCTAAGTAAAATAAGGTTAGATGCTTTTCCAACCACTGCATACATAATGGTGGGAGAAAAATGCAGGCGTGGATGCAGTTTTTGTACGCAGAGTATACGGTCTGATAGCCGCAGGGACTATCTCTCGAGGGTGACATGGCCAGAGTTTGATGATGACTCTGTGGCGGCCGGCATTGCCCGGGCCTATGGAGAGGGCAGCCTTAAGAGAGCATGCCTTCAAGTGGTGGACAGCAAAGAGGGTATGGCAGCTGTTCAGGAGGTATTAAAGAAGCTTAAGGCTGCCAATGATATACCAGTAAACGCCTCTGTCTATATCACATCGATAGAAGAGGCAGATGAGCTCTTTGAGCTGGGGGTAGATACAATATCCCTTCCCATCGATGTGGCTTCTAAAGAGCTTTACAGCGATATAAAAGGTGGTTCCTTAGACAGGCTTTTAGATATAATATATGGGCTGGCTGAGAAATATCCGGGTCGTATAAATACACACCTTATAGCGGGACTTGGGGAGACGGAGCAAGAGATGATAAAACTGATATATGACCTCCATAGACATGGGGTCTCTGTGGCCCTCTTTGCCTTTACTCCGGTGAGGGGTACTCCCATGGAAGGCAGGGGACAGCCCCATATAGGAAGTTACAGGAGGGTGCAGATTTCAAGGTATCTGCTTGTAAACGGCCTGGCCTCTTTCGATGATTTTGTTTTCAAGGATGGGGTGCTTGTAGACATTAAAGGTAAAAAAGAGATAATGGAGCTTTTAAAAGACGGAAAGGCATTTATGACTTCAGGATGCCCGGACTGCAACAGGCCCTACTATAACGAGAGGCCGGGGGGCACCATGTACAACTATCCAAGGCCGCTTACTAAAGATGAGGCGTTAGAGGCTATCTGTGAGAGCGGACTTTTTGAGGTGGATATGCGATGA